A DNA window from Abyssisolibacter fermentans contains the following coding sequences:
- the addB gene encoding helicase-exonuclease AddAB subunit AddB, with amino-acid sequence MNLRYIVGRAGSGKTTLIYKEILKNSKENRKKRLILLVPEQFTLQAEIDLISKMNLEGIMMVEVLSFERLVYKVLSDLGGLRTSTINELGKVMILKRLFDLNQKNLKVYQRVSNQSGFLMSVCDLIGEFKRNDITPELLDQKLSEYKSDNILTKKLHDIKLIYAQLQDYMSNNYSDEEDKFNIFIDKIDESDMLADTEIWLDGYNGFTALQYRIIEKLVQKSNKVNISLTLDLDENKNDTDLFSTTFKTFNKLREIAKNNDFKETKIDLKGMQYRASKSLCHLEKQFFSYPYEKYQQEVKDIEVYSVSNPYVEIEYVASRIISLVRKKGYRYRDIILVTGSIQEYSSLIKQVFMEYDIPCFIDEKRNITSNTIVKYIVSLLNIISKGFRYDDVFSYIKTGLCGIAKNEWELLENYCLEFGIKGNKWLNDFSYKSEDLDIINDIRTRIVTPIIQLKESINKKNTVINITKNLVEYFEAMELEDKINKWIEELKTGGNLEYANENTQIWNIVMEVLQQIVDILGDTKVTLKEYIDLLETGFMEYKLGLIPTTVDQVMVGNIDRSKSHDIKALFVVGVNDGLLPSITGDSGLISDEEKQTLKDIGMPFMSDCLSKAYEENLLVYSMLSKPKEFVWFSYVLADIEGKAVRPSIFINRLKNIFPNIMIKSDISDDKVSLINRQITTPKSTFKYMVETLRRYVDGREISQSWWDVYGWYYNNIAWKDKLNCVVDGLFYSNKQHEIGYDFAKTLYSTPLISSISRFEKYINCPFAHFVKYGLKPYKRKEYKIDTPDMGKLFHDSIEVFSNNVQNNGIDWVSIDRERSNSMVDGIVDNVVEDFGNKIFFSSYKYKYMIKSLKRITKRSVWAMIEHLKQGEFIPKEFEFSFGETDSFKAPPILIELDNGDIIKLEGRIDRLDILHSDDDEDFIKIIDYKSGTKDFTLSDVYHGLQLQLMVYLDAVLQNKHLFTESELKPGGIFYFRLHDPLINTDELDNEKIEKEILKALKMKGLILNDIKIIKALDKDIEIEKRSSIIPAAVTKSGEVSKASSVISKDELDALLEHVRNLIKDSAKSILSGNIDIYPTKISEQTACDYCEYKSICRFDVSMGENKYNKICKLSNNDVIERLSAKGSETNA; translated from the coding sequence ATGAATTTGAGATATATTGTAGGACGAGCTGGAAGTGGAAAAACAACGTTAATATATAAAGAAATATTGAAAAATTCAAAAGAGAATAGAAAAAAAAGATTAATATTATTAGTCCCTGAACAATTCACATTACAAGCTGAAATAGATTTAATATCAAAGATGAACTTAGAGGGAATAATGATGGTGGAGGTTTTAAGTTTTGAACGACTTGTATATAAAGTGCTAAGCGATTTAGGTGGCTTAAGAACTTCTACAATAAATGAACTTGGTAAAGTAATGATATTAAAAAGATTATTTGATTTGAACCAAAAGAATCTTAAGGTATATCAAAGAGTTTCTAATCAATCAGGTTTTCTGATGAGTGTATGTGATTTGATAGGTGAGTTTAAACGTAATGACATAACACCTGAATTACTAGATCAAAAACTAAGTGAATATAAAAGTGACAATATACTAACTAAAAAACTTCATGATATAAAACTTATTTACGCACAGCTGCAGGATTATATGTCTAATAATTATAGTGATGAAGAAGATAAATTTAATATTTTTATAGATAAGATAGATGAGTCTGATATGCTTGCAGATACTGAAATTTGGTTAGATGGATACAATGGTTTTACAGCTTTGCAATATAGGATAATAGAAAAGCTTGTTCAAAAATCAAACAAGGTAAATATCAGTCTTACTTTAGATTTAGATGAAAATAAAAATGATACGGATTTATTTAGTACAACCTTTAAAACATTTAATAAACTTAGAGAAATTGCTAAAAACAATGATTTCAAAGAAACTAAAATAGATTTAAAAGGTATGCAGTATAGAGCTTCAAAAAGTTTATGTCATTTAGAAAAACAATTTTTTTCTTATCCTTATGAAAAATATCAACAAGAAGTTAAAGATATAGAAGTTTACAGTGTTTCTAATCCTTATGTAGAAATAGAATATGTTGCTTCAAGGATAATATCTTTGGTAAGGAAAAAAGGTTATAGATACAGAGATATAATATTAGTTACAGGTTCAATTCAGGAGTATAGCTCTTTAATTAAACAGGTTTTTATGGAATATGACATACCTTGTTTTATAGATGAAAAAAGAAACATAACAAGTAATACTATTGTTAAATATATAGTTTCTTTATTGAATATTATTAGTAAAGGTTTTAGATATGATGATGTTTTTAGCTATATAAAAACTGGATTATGCGGTATAGCTAAAAATGAATGGGAGCTTTTAGAAAATTATTGCTTGGAATTCGGCATTAAAGGTAATAAATGGTTAAATGATTTTAGTTACAAATCAGAAGATTTAGATATAATAAATGACATAAGAACAAGAATTGTAACTCCAATAATACAGCTAAAAGAATCAATTAATAAGAAAAATACAGTAATTAACATAACTAAAAATTTAGTAGAATATTTTGAAGCTATGGAGCTTGAAGATAAAATAAATAAGTGGATAGAAGAACTAAAAACAGGTGGTAATTTAGAATATGCAAATGAAAATACTCAAATATGGAATATAGTTATGGAGGTACTACAGCAAATAGTCGATATCTTAGGAGATACAAAAGTTACTCTAAAAGAGTATATTGATCTTTTAGAAACTGGGTTTATGGAATATAAATTAGGATTAATACCTACAACTGTTGATCAGGTAATGGTTGGTAATATAGATAGATCCAAAAGTCATGATATAAAGGCTTTGTTTGTAGTTGGAGTGAACGATGGTTTATTGCCTTCTATAACAGGTGATAGTGGCTTGATATCAGATGAAGAAAAACAAACATTAAAAGACATAGGTATGCCTTTTATGTCTGATTGTTTATCAAAAGCGTATGAAGAAAATTTGTTAGTGTATTCTATGTTATCAAAGCCTAAAGAATTTGTATGGTTTAGTTATGTTTTAGCCGATATTGAAGGTAAAGCGGTAAGACCATCAATATTTATAAATAGATTAAAAAATATATTTCCTAATATCATGATAAAAAGCGATATTTCAGATGATAAGGTTTCATTGATTAATAGGCAAATTACTACTCCTAAATCAACGTTTAAGTATATGGTAGAGACTTTAAGAAGGTATGTTGACGGTAGAGAGATAAGCCAGTCTTGGTGGGATGTATATGGATGGTACTACAATAACATTGCTTGGAAAGATAAATTAAATTGTGTTGTTGATGGTTTATTTTATTCAAATAAACAGCATGAGATAGGTTATGATTTTGCTAAAACCTTATATAGTACACCTTTAATATCGAGTATTTCAAGATTTGAAAAATACATTAACTGTCCATTTGCTCATTTTGTAAAATATGGGCTAAAACCATATAAAAGAAAAGAGTATAAAATAGATACTCCAGATATGGGAAAATTGTTTCACGATTCAATAGAGGTCTTTTCTAATAATGTACAGAATAATGGTATAGATTGGGTTAGTATAGATAGAGAGAGAAGTAATTCTATGGTAGATGGAATTGTTGATAATGTAGTAGAAGACTTTGGCAATAAAATATTTTTTAGTTCATATAAATATAAATACATGATAAAAAGCCTAAAAAGAATTACTAAAAGATCAGTATGGGCAATGATAGAGCATTTGAAACAAGGAGAATTTATACCGAAAGAATTTGAATTTAGTTTTGGAGAAACAGATAGCTTCAAAGCACCACCTATACTTATTGAGCTAGATAATGGAGACATTATAAAGTTGGAAGGTAGAATAGACAGATTAGATATTTTGCATAGTGATGATGATGAAGACTTTATAAAAATTATTGATTACAAATCAGGAACGAAAGATTTCACACTGTCAGATGTTTATCATGGCTTACAATTACAACTCATGGTGTATTTAGATGCGGTACTTCAAAATAAGCATTTATTCACAGAAAGCGAACTTAAACCTGGAGGTATTTTCTATTTTAGACTTCATGATCCGCTTATAAATACTGATGAATTAGATAATGAAAAAATAGAAAAAGAAATACTAAAGGCTTTAAAGATGAAAGGACTTATTCTAAACGATATTAAAATTATAAAAGCTTTGGACAAAGATATAGAAATAGAAAAAAGGTCGTCAATAATACCTGCCGCAGTAACAAAATCAGGTGAAGTATCAAAGGCATCTTCAGTTATATCAAAAGATGAACTAGATGCATTGTTAGAGCATGTTCGAAACTTGATAAAGGATTCAGCGAAGAGTATATTATCAGGAAATATAGATATTTATCCAACTAAAATTAGTGAGCAAACTGCGTGTGATTACTGCGAATACAAATCAATATGCAGATTTGATGTATCAATGGGTGAAAATAAATACAATAAAATTTGTAAACTTTCAAATAATGATGTAATTGAAAGACTTTCAGCTAAAGGGAGTGAAACTAATGCCTAA
- the addA gene encoding helicase-exonuclease AddAB subunit AddA, whose amino-acid sequence MPNWTTDQLQAIKDRKHNLLVSAAAGSGKTAVLVERIIRLITEDLLDIDKLLIVTFTKAAAGEMRDRILEAISKKIEEDTKHKDHLKRQLTLLNKASITTLHSFCTDIIRKNFHVVGLDHSFRVADVTERSILIQEVLDEVFEQEYQNEKENFIKLVEGYGSPKNDIKLQGIILKIFSFIQSKPYPEQWLESVVEFFSIKEDEFEDNIWVKCIKESILIDLDGAGDLLLEALQTCRCADGPSEYEGAICDDLAILEDLRNSIDVSIEDFFDIIDNVKFSKFKAIRGSRKDEIDEIKKEEVKELRDIFKKKVFAKLKESILRKGISKQVQELNSLYPLVKHINYIIKSFSDKFSERKLEKNILDFNDLEHYALKVLENEDVRSSIRDKYDYIFVDEYQDSNIVQETIINRIKREDNLFLVGDVKQSIYRFRMADPSLFIEKYNSYKDVSDVNKRIILSKNFRSREDILNGVNYIFKNIMYKEIGEIDYTTEAYLNSGMSFEPIEDSSIEINIIPKTEIKIDDNDELELTELKNMEIEAKAVAKKIKELIGSKTYRPKDKCYKEIEYKDIVVLLRATRNTSQLFVERFIEEGIPVYADDNLGYFETIEIKLILNLLSLIDNKRDDLALVSVMRSAIGGFDIDELIKIRINHPENNFYDSIVNYEGDEELTFKIHEFIKKIDEWSGKVRYMKLDEFIWDILIETGYYYYVGAMKNGAQKQANLRILVSRANQFEKSSIKGLFNFIRFIDKMRKSGSDMSPAKTLGENENVVRIMSIHKSKGLEFPVVICAGLGKKFNLMDTREEILLHKDLGIGPKYVDIDKRTYYMSLPQAAIKRKIKIESLAEEMRILYVALTRAVDKLILYATVDNLEKSSIKWCRNITPFNLINSNCYLDWIMLALSKHKDGESIRQLAQKLIYVEEDVSKWTINILSLNDLIGEDKKVLSKDAVKNELINFNYVEGKANKAVNKRFSWTYSHEKAVYIPAKISVTAATKASFNDLKLINHKIPALSNIPRFASKTCKFTGAQKGTIVHYVMQHINLAKVSDKESIKNQIDNMVFKNMITTEEAKVVDSNIIYNFFNCVLGKRMLESDNILRETPFVMKKIASNIIGDLDNCSDELYVQGIIDCCFEENGEFVLIDYKTDFVTSENLDIIAQRYKNQIYLYKEALERIRNMKVKESYIYLFNINRAIKIE is encoded by the coding sequence ATGCCTAATTGGACAACTGATCAATTACAAGCAATAAAAGATAGAAAGCACAACTTACTAGTTTCAGCTGCTGCTGGCTCAGGAAAAACAGCGGTATTAGTTGAAAGAATAATAAGACTTATTACAGAAGACTTATTAGATATAGACAAGCTGTTAATTGTAACTTTTACTAAAGCAGCAGCTGGAGAAATGAGAGATAGAATATTAGAAGCTATATCTAAAAAAATAGAAGAAGATACAAAGCACAAAGATCACTTAAAAAGACAGCTAACACTTTTAAATAAAGCGAGCATCACAACTTTACACTCGTTTTGTACAGATATAATTAGGAAAAACTTTCATGTTGTAGGGCTAGATCATAGCTTTAGAGTAGCTGATGTTACTGAGAGAAGTATTTTAATCCAAGAGGTCTTGGATGAAGTCTTTGAGCAAGAATATCAAAATGAAAAAGAAAATTTTATTAAATTAGTTGAGGGGTATGGAAGTCCAAAAAACGATATTAAACTTCAAGGAATAATACTAAAAATATTTAGCTTTATTCAAAGTAAGCCGTATCCTGAGCAGTGGTTAGAAAGTGTAGTAGAATTTTTTAGCATAAAAGAAGATGAATTTGAAGACAATATCTGGGTTAAATGTATAAAAGAAAGTATACTAATAGATTTAGATGGTGCTGGGGATTTATTATTAGAAGCTCTACAAACATGTAGATGTGCAGACGGTCCTAGCGAATATGAAGGGGCTATATGTGATGATTTAGCTATATTAGAAGATTTAAGAAATAGTATTGACGTGAGCATTGAAGATTTTTTTGATATTATTGACAATGTTAAATTTAGTAAATTCAAAGCTATTCGTGGCAGTAGAAAAGATGAAATTGATGAAATAAAAAAAGAAGAAGTTAAAGAATTAAGAGATATTTTTAAGAAAAAAGTCTTTGCAAAGCTAAAAGAAAGTATATTAAGAAAAGGAATATCAAAGCAAGTACAAGAATTAAATAGTTTATATCCCTTAGTGAAGCATATTAATTACATCATTAAAAGCTTTAGTGATAAATTTAGCGAAAGAAAACTAGAAAAAAATATATTAGATTTTAATGATTTGGAGCATTATGCTTTGAAGGTACTTGAAAACGAAGATGTAAGAAGCTCAATTAGAGATAAGTATGACTATATATTTGTAGATGAATATCAAGATAGTAATATAGTGCAGGAGACTATAATAAATAGAATAAAAAGAGAAGACAATCTATTTTTAGTAGGTGATGTCAAACAAAGTATTTATAGGTTTAGGATGGCAGATCCATCACTATTTATAGAAAAATATAATAGTTATAAAGATGTTTCAGATGTAAATAAACGAATAATACTCTCTAAGAATTTTAGAAGCAGAGAGGATATATTAAATGGGGTTAACTATATATTTAAAAATATAATGTACAAAGAAATTGGTGAAATAGATTATACAACAGAGGCGTACTTAAATAGCGGGATGAGTTTTGAACCTATCGAAGACAGTTCTATCGAAATCAATATAATACCTAAAACAGAGATTAAAATAGATGATAATGATGAATTAGAATTGACAGAATTAAAAAATATGGAGATAGAAGCTAAAGCAGTTGCCAAGAAAATAAAAGAGCTTATAGGCAGTAAAACTTATAGACCAAAGGATAAGTGTTATAAAGAAATAGAATACAAAGATATTGTAGTCTTATTAAGAGCAACCAGGAATACTTCACAGCTGTTTGTAGAAAGATTTATTGAAGAGGGTATACCTGTTTATGCTGACGATAATTTAGGGTATTTTGAGACTATAGAAATAAAGTTAATATTAAATCTATTAAGCCTTATAGATAATAAAAGAGATGATTTGGCGTTAGTTAGTGTTATGAGATCAGCTATAGGCGGATTTGATATTGACGAATTAATAAAAATAAGAATTAACCATCCAGAAAATAATTTTTATGATTCCATTGTTAATTATGAAGGTGATGAAGAACTTACATTTAAAATCCATGAGTTTATTAAGAAAATAGATGAGTGGTCGGGTAAAGTAAGATATATGAAGCTAGATGAATTTATTTGGGACATATTGATAGAGACAGGCTATTATTATTATGTTGGAGCTATGAAGAACGGTGCTCAAAAACAAGCTAATCTTAGGATATTAGTTTCTAGAGCAAATCAATTTGAAAAATCATCAATAAAAGGACTTTTTAATTTTATTAGATTTATAGACAAAATGAGAAAAAGTGGAAGCGATATGAGCCCAGCAAAGACATTAGGTGAAAATGAGAATGTAGTTAGAATAATGAGTATACACAAGAGTAAAGGACTGGAATTTCCTGTTGTTATATGTGCTGGGTTAGGTAAGAAGTTTAACTTAATGGATACTAGAGAAGAGATATTACTTCACAAGGATTTAGGTATTGGACCTAAATATGTTGATATAGACAAACGAACATACTACATGTCACTTCCGCAGGCAGCAATAAAAAGAAAAATCAAAATAGAAAGTTTAGCTGAGGAGATGAGAATACTTTACGTAGCATTGACAAGAGCAGTAGATAAGCTGATATTGTATGCAACAGTAGATAATCTAGAAAAATCTAGTATTAAATGGTGCAGAAATATAACTCCGTTTAACTTAATAAATAGTAATTGTTATTTGGATTGGATAATGTTAGCTTTATCAAAACACAAGGATGGAGAAAGTATTAGGCAGTTGGCTCAAAAATTAATATATGTAGAAGAAGATGTATCTAAATGGACAATAAATATTCTTTCATTGAATGATTTAATTGGTGAAGATAAGAAAGTTTTATCTAAAGACGCAGTCAAGAATGAATTAATAAATTTCAACTATGTAGAAGGTAAGGCTAATAAAGCTGTCAACAAGAGATTTAGTTGGACATATTCTCATGAAAAGGCGGTGTATATACCTGCTAAGATATCCGTTACAGCAGCAACTAAGGCTTCCTTTAACGATTTAAAATTAATAAATCACAAAATACCAGCATTGAGTAATATCCCTAGATTTGCATCCAAAACATGCAAATTCACAGGTGCTCAAAAAGGTACGATAGTGCATTATGTTATGCAGCATATAAATCTAGCAAAGGTTAGTGATAAAGAGAGTATTAAAAATCAAATAGATAATATGGTGTTCAAAAATATGATTACTACTGAAGAAGCAAAGGTAGTTGATAGTAATATCATATATAATTTCTTTAATTGTGTTTTAGGAAAAAGAATGTTAGAATCGGACAATATTTTAAGAGAGACACCTTTTGTAATGAAGAAAATTGCGAGTAATATAATAGGTGATTTAGATAATTGTAGCGATGAGCTATATGTACAAGGTATAATTGATTGTTGTTTTGAAGAAAACGGTGAATTTGTGCTAATAGATTATAAAACAGACTTTGTTACAAGTGAAAATTTAGATATAATAGCCCAGAGATATAAAAATCAAATTTATTTATATAAAGAAGCACTAGAGAGAATAAGAAATATGAAGGTTAAAGAGAGTTATATTTACTTATTTAATATAAATAGGGCTATTAAAATTGAATAA
- a CDS encoding exonuclease SbcCD subunit D encodes MKILHTSDWHLGKYLEGYSRLDEQEKILKSLINLIKEKQIDVVLIAGDIYDNSNPPARAEKIFYDTVKEISEEGKRIVIAIAGNHDSPERLSASKALAYDHGIILMGTLEDIPSTGKLGNHEIIDSGRGYIEVKVNEEKAVFGLLPYPSEQRLKEVFKDVNDTESMQVSYSHRVGQIFAKINDKYRDDTINIAASHIFVEGGETSDSERPIQIGGGLVVEADKLPSKAQYIALGHLHRPQRVKKSEKEAYYSGSLIQYSSSEIGYSKGLYMIDIVNGQKPVMEEIFLENIKPIEIWKCNGFEEAIKLCNDNSNRDVWVYLKIRLKQVLMQSEIKKLKEIKPDLLSIIPIFDEVEETQHEQIDFNEKNISKLFEEFYIHERGVKPGEELLNLFNSIVYEAGDINEA; translated from the coding sequence ATGAAAATACTGCATACTTCTGATTGGCATTTAGGCAAATATCTTGAAGGATATAGTAGATTAGATGAACAAGAAAAAATATTAAAATCCTTAATCAATTTAATAAAAGAAAAGCAAATAGATGTAGTTCTAATAGCTGGAGACATATATGATAACAGTAATCCTCCAGCTAGAGCGGAAAAGATATTTTATGATACAGTTAAAGAAATCTCTGAAGAAGGAAAGAGGATAGTAATAGCTATTGCAGGTAATCATGATAGTCCCGAGAGATTATCTGCTTCAAAAGCTCTAGCGTATGATCATGGAATAATATTAATGGGTACATTAGAGGATATACCTTCAACAGGGAAATTAGGTAACCATGAGATTATAGATAGTGGCAGAGGATATATAGAAGTAAAAGTAAATGAAGAGAAAGCTGTTTTTGGATTATTACCATACCCAAGTGAACAAAGACTAAAAGAAGTTTTTAAAGATGTTAATGATACTGAATCTATGCAAGTTTCATATTCTCACAGGGTTGGACAAATATTTGCTAAAATAAATGATAAATATAGAGATGATACTATAAATATAGCTGCTAGCCACATATTTGTAGAAGGAGGAGAAACATCAGATTCAGAGAGACCAATACAAATAGGAGGAGGCTTAGTTGTCGAAGCTGATAAACTGCCTAGCAAAGCACAATATATTGCATTAGGTCATTTACATAGACCTCAACGTGTAAAAAAATCTGAAAAAGAAGCTTATTATTCAGGTTCACTAATACAATACAGCAGTAGTGAAATTGGTTATAGTAAAGGACTCTATATGATAGATATAGTAAATGGTCAAAAACCTGTTATGGAGGAAATATTCTTAGAAAATATTAAGCCTATTGAAATATGGAAGTGTAATGGATTTGAGGAAGCTATAAAATTATGCAATGATAATAGTAATAGAGATGTGTGGGTTTATTTAAAAATCAGATTAAAACAAGTATTAATGCAGTCAGAAATAAAAAAACTCAAAGAGATTAAACCTGATTTACTTTCAATCATACCTATATTTGATGAAGTTGAAGAAACTCAACACGAGCAGATAGATTTTAACGAGAAAAATATATCAAAGCTATTTGAAGAGTTTTATATACATGAAAGAGGTGTTAAGCCTGGGGAGGAGCTATTAAACCTATTTAATAGTATAGTTTATGAGGCAGGTGATATAAATGAGGCCTAG